The segment AAATTGATGGGTCAAATTGTAGTGTCGGAACCCGACACTATAGACAACAGCTGTCAAAAATTATGGATTATAACCTTTGCTTTTTAGCCTAAATATCTTATTGCTTACTATGGTAGAAGCTTAGTTAGAAGCACAAATCTTTTCTTAGTAgcatttcatagaaaaaaaattataccttaAAAAAGTACTTTGAGAAGTTCAtagaaaactgaaatatgaaccatttcccccccccccaagaaaaaaacgaaaaaacaacTCTTTGTGCCCTACCACTTTCAATTCATGATTAGGCAACATTTActtagagaaataattattttccatgtttcttaCTGAAATAACAGAGTCACAAAGCAGACAAAGAAAGTTAAGGGTTTAAATAGCTGTGATTCAAGGATATACAAAGTGACCAATAGAACAATGTCTAACAATAGATCCAAAATATATGGTTTATATATGATTTATGACAAGGATAATAATGCAGTGCAGTGGGACAAAGATGACAATTTTAAGAACGAGGCCCAGTCTTATGGATTATCCCAGAGATAGAAATGTATCTTGACCTGTACCTTACACCATGAACAAAAATCAGATCCAGATAGATTGCAGAATTAATTGTGCAAGGTaaagcaataaattattttcatgtgaaACTTACTTTTTGAATAATTTGTTATAGAAGCATAACTTCTCTGAGACCTGTTTCTGGTATCATAGAATCTAAAAGAATACTACTTGTCATCAGCTAAAAACTTCTGCCTTTAGTTTTATCTGCTTTAACGCCCCTCGTGCTTTTAGTCCATATTAAGACCCTCTAGTCTACTTCAAATACCTCTTTGTTGTTGCCTGACTCCCTCTCCCAAGAATATGGCCTTCTCGTCTGTATTAGCAGACCtctttatacattatttcataCATCCCCCATgttgaattatatttaaaattctcaagtgataacaattttaaaatgtatgctatGATGACAGTTGACTATTTACCTTTTGGAGagtattttgttttagaaaccaTAACTATTCTACTTATATCAGTACTCAGATAATACTCAATTgttaatacaaaaagcaattgcaaatgaattttttttctattttcctttttttaaggatCAAATGTCTTCTATAAAAAGAAGTCCAAAGCAAGAAATCATTTCGCAATTTCACTGTTCAGCTGCAGAAGGAGATCTTGCCAAGTTAACTGTAATACTCAGTCATTCTCCATCTCTTCTCAATGAAACTTCTGAAAATGGCTGGACTGCTTTAATGTATGCTGCAAGGAATGGACACCCAGATGTTGTCCAATTTCTACTTGAAAAGGGGTAAACATTTTAGGCTATACCACCCAAAGGGGTCTGTGGTTTAATTTCTGGgttacatttttcctttaaaatgtttcttgtaGCCATATTTGTATTATTGGACTTGTGAATAACTGCCAgttttgttatataaaaatgtagCATAATTTCTAACTAAaagcttttaacttttttaattgaggaatttccatacttaATAGCAAAGCAAATTTATGAGTTAATCTAATTTTTTCTcccaaatagaaaatgtaaatctACCCGCTATGACTACCAAGACACCCTTGTAAAATTTTAGTATCTCATAGCACataaaagctttttttattttatactccagaaattttaaatatccaCTATCTCCAAGTTTTCAtcttttatgattatttattttaaccttCCCATTCATAAATTAcgtactaaaagaaaaaaaaaatctatgtaatcATTAAATAGAGGGGCTACAAGTATAATGTGCTTCTGGAAATATTGTAGTAATTACtggagaaaacatttatttcctattttattttttctttcatctgtagGTGTGACAGATCCATTGTCAACAAATCAAGGCAGACTGCCCTGGATATTGCTAAATTTTGGGGTTATAGGCATGTAGCTAACTTGCTAGCTAATGCTAAAGATGGGAAGAAGCCATGGTTCCTAAACAGTGAAgtggaagaaagtgaaaattattttagcaGGACACTACTGGAccggaaaagtgaaaaaagaaataagtctGACTGGCTACTAGCTAAAGAAAGCCATCCAGCCACAGTTTATATCCTTTTCTCAGACTTAAATCCCTTGGTTACTCTTGGTGGCAATAAAGAAAGTTCCCAACAGCCAGAAGTCAGACTTTGTCAGCTGACCTACACAGATATAAAAGATTATTTGGCTCAGCGTGAGAAGATCACCTTGATTTTCCTTGGAGtagaatttgaaatgaaaaaagagttACTTAATTATGCTGGGGAAGTCCCAAGAGAAGAAGAAGATGGGTTGGTTGCCTGGTTTGCTTTAGGTATAGATCCTATTGCTGCCGAAGAATTTAAGCAAAGACAtgaaaattgttattttcttcatcCTCCAATGCCAGCTCTTCTGcagttgaaagaaaaagaagctggTAAGGAGTGAACACAATACAAAGAGTTTACGTGTATTGGTAATAATTTGGTTTTTGGAACTGAATTGGAGGTTCATTGCTTTTTCCAGTAAGCAATGAAATTAGGCTATCTTCATTAGAAACTTAGTAAGGTTCTCACCCTAGGGGACTGCTGTAGTGGGCAGTTACTGCAGTTTTAACAGTTAAGGTATGTTTCCCCAGAATTAACCCTAATGTATGCTGGTTTCATTCGATTCTTCAGTGAATAATTATGGAGCACTTGCTATACACTGAGCCTGATGGCAAAGACTTTGACTGTTCTTTCTGTTGCTAGGTATGCCAGTTCATACGGGGCCTTTTATACATGGTAATAAATTAGGAGTTTTATTCTAAGTTCCATTTAAATGTTATAACATGAcatatgtttaagaaaaaaacaaaaccctctctCGCTGCTTTGAAGATCATGAATTGTAGGTAATTAAGTGTGGAAGTAGGAGTCTTTTTGAGAGAGATCACAGCATCCCAGGTAAGAGATTGCAGTGGCTTGGACTAGTGGGGTAGAGAAAAAGCGAGTCTGAGATATTCTGGAGGTAGAACTGATAGGGCTTGATCAGTTAAGACTTATAAGTGAGAGAGAGGGGATATGGCCTGAATTAAGGTGGTGATAGTAGAGAGGGAAATAAAGGAGGTacgttcaaaatatatttttgagagaaaattGATAGTTCTTGCTGATGGAATGGGCATGGAGTATATGATAGTGAAGAACAAGAATGACTGCTAGATTTGAGACTTCAGTAATTTGCTAGATAGTGATACTTTTTCTTGATAAAATGATACAGGGTGATGAGTACAGCAAGGGAAGCAGGACAAACTGAAGTAAGTAGATCAAGATTTTAGTTTGGGGCATGCTGAGTTTTAGAGGATAGTATAatgtggagagaggagaggagaggtctGAACTGGAGATATCCATATGGGAGTCATCAGCACAAAAATGGTATTTAATCCCAGGAAAATGCGAAGGTTACTTAGAGAGTCCAGCAGGCAAGAAAGAGCCTGGGAATCATACCTGAATCCCTCTAAATTTAGAGGTCAGTTAGAAGTGGAGGAACCAGCAAAGGTTATGTTGACAGTGTGGCCATAAAGTAGGTGGAAAACAGGAGACATGGAAACCATGAGAGCAGAGTATTTCTTGGAGGTACTGATCAACTACGTTGAATGCTATTGAGAATTTGAGTAAGACGaagacaaagatttttttcaaaggatCTTTGGTTTTTGGTAATATGAAACTGTTGGTGATTGGCAAGAAGAGTATCAGTGAAGTGGAAGGAACAGAGGCTAGCTTATGGTGGGCTGAGAAGTTAATGGGAGGTGAGGAAGCATTCACTTGTCAGTGTGCACCTTCCCTTAGCTGATATGCTAGGCCCTTCCGGAGACTCCTTGGACGCCTCCTGCCAAAGTCTCGATGGAGTATTGTGTTTTATTCTCCACATTTGTGCAGAAAACAgtgcactttttaaagaaaataaaatatcttttctttggagctgtatatataatattaagaTCAAAAAgagctctctttttttttaaccagcagGAATACTGAGGCCCTTTTACTCACTTGCTGTGCAACCTTAcacagttacttaacctctctatgatTGGTTTCCTCCTccagaaaatgagaataataatggtacctacaTCAGAGTATTACTCTAAACATTAAATAaggttttatatatgtgtgtgtgtatatatatacacacatatatatacatatgtatatataaagatttttgcATAGTGTGtgtcacatagtaagtactcaagaACTGTcagcttttcttattttaatgatattgaaATAATGTAGATACCTTAGTGTAAGGTACATATTATAAGGTGACATAGCAGGCAAATATTTAATGTTGCCTGTGATTCATTGAATTTCAGTTTTACGtttgttttatggtttatttcattttttccagtttaaaacactgttattgttatttatgattattttgtttatttcaaaaaaatcCTAGGACCAAACAATGTATTATAAGGAGAACAAGTTTGTCAGGCATTTCAAATGTAGCATTTCTAGTCTTACTGCCTCAATTGTAATACTTCTGGGTCAAGCCATATTCTTTTTTGAAGTACCAGGGTAAAGACTATAGCCAACGTGTATATAGTCTGATTTATTCtactaggctttttttttttttttttaatgaagaaatttaaCCACAAATGTTATAAGTCCAGTATTTTTCTGTTCAGTTTCCAGTAGTAAACAGGTCATGTTCCACGGTGATATGGACCAGCAATGGCTTAGTCACCAAGGAAAGTAGACATGGGTTCCTGCAGTTTCCTAATAACATTGCCTTTTATAGTTAAAGTCTAAGTGAGAAACTGGCTTtgcagtatatttttataaaagtcacCATTGTAAGGTCACTTTGTGAAGTCACTATATACTAGAATCTTGTATATCCAAAATGTTCAAAATCACCTATAGTAAAAGCCTGAGCTAATACAGTGTACAAGAAGGGTGTTAGTACATCTACCTTATATGAGagttatattttattagttcAAATTAAAGTTAAATCTACTTTTGTCATCTGTAGAATTAAATCTTGTACTGTAAAAGAAATGTACACATCATAAAAATAGGAATACTAAATCCTTGATCGTATAGCTATTCAGAAAATACAATCTATGTCTTTGTTATGAGTTAAGAACATTTTACTTACGTATTAATTTGTTTGCAGTTTGTCACAGAATTAAAGTTTTTGTGCCTCTCTTAAAGGTGTTGTAGCTCAGGCAAGATCAGTCCTGGCCTGGCACAGTCGGTATAAGTTCTGCCCAACCTGTGGAAGTGCAACTAAAATTGAAGAAGGCGGCTATAAAAGAGTCTGCTTAAGAGAACACTGCCCTAGCCTCCATGGCGTTCACAATACGTCCTATCCGAGAGTTGGTAAGCCTTTTCTTTGACAATAAAACCTCAGCCATCTGGAATCTTATGGAAAAGGACATTCTGGAAAGACAAGATTTTGACTTGCTAAGGGGTTTACCTTTTTAGTAAAAGCATGTTTAAGTTAACCGTTAAGACTATAAGTATTAAATTATTACATACTTTCATGACTTTTAAGTAAAGGACATTGTACATAATTAGCCATTTCTTAACTCTGGGTTAACTGATACAAATTTGATGTGTTGAGATACATGATTTCAAAAGCCCTCCAATCTGGGTCCACTTAGTGCAGAGACAAAACAGCCCCAATGATTCAGGGCCAGTTTGAGGCATCCCCAGAGCAGTACAGCCTGCAGCTAGCTTCTCATTGCTGCTGGTACCTGCCTGTACCTTCTCTCTCCTAATTGCTGCTTTGAGTCTGCTGTGGATTTGGAAATCTGATAACCCTTTACaactgtggggaaaaaagaatagaCTCAGTAGCACCTGAGGAGGAGCTTTCCTGAGACTACAGTGCACGGCTTAGTGACATCTGTTTTTGTTGCTCAGGAGCCTTTTACATTTGATTCCTGGTGCTCAGTCATGATCTAGTGAGGAGAATTCACTAGATTAGTGACTTCTGGagagattattttatatataaatataaatgtaaatatgagtgtgtgtatatatatatatattcatacacacatatgcttatatgtatatgtacatatacatgtatatgttttttttaatggacttaaTCATAGAGAGCCACatagagcttttaaaaacattttgttgagaattaGGATGGAAGGAGAGGGACACTAACTATATTTGTTAtggtaaaatttgaattttctccATGCCATGTGTTACCTATTCaaacttttttctcattaaaaaataggaatatgCCTAGCATACCATAAGTACATAAATGTTGCTACTAAGATGAGAAGGAAGACATAAAGATCTTCTTTTAGCTTACTAACAGCATTCTATGCAACTTCTCTGAAATACTCTCGCATTAGACAGAAAGAAACAATCTCTTATAACAGATACGAATCTTTTTATTATCCTACTGGACAGTGACTTTACACAATAAGTCTAAATTACTTTTTTCTGTCACTCatacatctgatttttttaacaGATCCAGTAGTAATCATGCAAGTTATTCATCCAGATGGGACCAAATGTCTTTTAGGCAGGCAGAAAAGATTTCCCCCGGGCATGTTTACTTGCCTTGCTGGATTTATTGAACCTGGTAagccttttcttaatttttgtaataatttttatttaacttataatttccaaataaaaaattttgacaGCAGTTGAGAAATAATCTTTGATAAATTATCACGTTATAAaacagagatattttaaaatattttctgtgtattttaaatgatagtttttgtCTTTACTAGTGAAATAatcttaatttgttttaaaaattcagtatttgTTCCGTTATATATCTTTCATATATTGCAGTTACCCAAGGTATCTGCGTGATT is part of the Rhinolophus sinicus isolate RSC01 linkage group LG03, ASM3656204v1, whole genome shotgun sequence genome and harbors:
- the NUDT12 gene encoding NAD-capped RNA hydrolase NUDT12, with protein sequence MSSIKRSPKQEIISQFHCSAAEGDLAKLTVILSHSPSLLNETSENGWTALMYAARNGHPDVVQFLLEKGCDRSIVNKSRQTALDIAKFWGYRHVANLLANAKDGKKPWFLNSEVEESENYFSRTLLDRKSEKRNKSDWLLAKESHPATVYILFSDLNPLVTLGGNKESSQQPEVRLCQLTYTDIKDYLAQREKITLIFLGVEFEMKKELLNYAGEVPREEEDGLVAWFALGIDPIAAEEFKQRHENCYFLHPPMPALLQLKEKEAGVVAQARSVLAWHSRYKFCPTCGSATKIEEGGYKRVCLREHCPSLHGVHNTSYPRVDPVVIMQVIHPDGTKCLLGRQKRFPPGMFTCLAGFIEPGETIEDAVRREVEEESGVKVGHVQYVSCQPWPMPSSLMIGCLAVAVSTEIKVDKNEIEDARWFTREQVVDVLTKGKQQAFFVPPSRAIAHQLIKHWIGMNPSL